In the Carboxydothermus hydrogenoformans Z-2901 genome, CTTGCACTAACTTTATTATTATTTTCAGCTAAAGCATAAAGATAACCTGAAAAGATTAATATCAGTATAAAACTTATTAAAAACCACATTTTAAGATATTTCATAGTATTACGCACCTTCCTTTATAAACAAATAACCGTTAATTTTTCAAAGTCATGATCTACATGCCAGTAATCATTTTGATTTGTTAAACTACAATCAATGTACCACCCTGAACAAGCATCCCTAAAGTACTTTGCAGGATACTGATCAGAAAAACTATAAATAAAGGCATAGAATTGTCCTGAACCACCATTGGTTCCAAGATAAAATCTATAGTCTTGAAATTCTCCCCACGTAACTTTTCCAACAATTCCATCAACTTGAATTTTTTCACTACGTTGAAAATCTTCTATACCTTTTTGGGTTAAAGAACCATAATATCCATCAACACTACTATATCCATATGGTGTATCTTTTAACATCCGTTGGATTGCAAGAACATACCCACCAGAAGTTACATATCCGTAACCTACATAGTCATTATTATACCAATTGTCTTGCATTGGATGTGCTAAAACTATTTCAGGTAGAGAAATTACGAAAATAGTCATTATTATAGCTGTCATAATTTTCTTTCCTATTTTCATAATATCCCCCCTTTAAATGTACATTCAAGGATTTCATTAATTAAAAAGTAGGATAATCACTTAAAAGCACCTTTCAAGTGATTTAATGTAGCGATGAGTATCCCAGAGTACCACATCTTCAAAAATTATTTTGCTTTCAGTCGTGTAACTTTTTACATTCTATTGGAGGTTTTTATATTTTACCAACCATTATTTTTTAGTAAGCTTTTTGCGTAAATTTTCCTTTTCTTTAATCTATTAACTCATTAATTTACTACCTTTAATTATACCACCCCTTATTTCCCATTATCAGGAATGTATTCCCTTTTCTTACTATACTCACACATTTTTTTATTTTTTGTCAATATAATTTTTAAATTTTTTTGTCAATTAAGAAAAATCTCTTTCCTCTGCACTAACGGCTACTACTACCTTCGCCGTTCGGGACTTTTACCCGTGAGTCTGTACCCATGCCG is a window encoding:
- a CDS encoding peptidoglycan-binding domain-containing protein; amino-acid sequence: MKIGKKIMTAIIMTIFVISLPEIVLAHPMQDNWYNNDYVGYGYVTSGGYVLAIQRMLKDTPYGYSSVDGYYGSLTQKGIEDFQRSEKIQVDGIVGKVTWGEFQDYRFYLGTNGGSGQFYAFIYSFSDQYPAKYFRDACSGWYIDCSLTNQNDYWHVDHDFEKLTVICL